One genomic segment of Streptomyces sp. RKND-216 includes these proteins:
- a CDS encoding amidase family protein has product MTDSDTIGTRAGHGASCPGPAAPPETRSVAELSVLLRTRGLRSTELVARCRSRIAAVDHRVNAVLALDPSADEQARESDARHAAGRSRGPLDGIPVLLKDTIDTAGLATSAGSRLLRDAPPVADAPLVTRLRAAGAIVLGKTNLSEWANFRSTSGSEGWSAMGGQTENPHAPGHSPWGSSAGSAAAVAAGMVPLAFGTETDGSLVCPAGACGVAALKPEPGALPLEGIVPVSTVQDAAGPMAARLGDVATALAVLGGLPVSTVPAPVSPAGLRLGRWRVRRMEPAAEAVLDRAEERLRAAGVSVVPVTLDLPVEMLVEGLRALYAEFRPSLEGYLRTRPGAPRTLEDLIAGNRADAAELALFGQDLFEQAAEVTPEQRALAPGRRRRARDLARTLLDDTRRQHGVDALVAATNGPAWPVDHRAGDPRVKSSCTPAALAGYPNASVPVGFSGGLPIGMSVFGPADTLSLLPVALAVESCCAEWRVAAADGF; this is encoded by the coding sequence TTGACTGACTCCGACACCATAGGCACGCGGGCGGGACACGGGGCCTCCTGCCCGGGACCGGCGGCCCCGCCCGAGACACGTTCGGTCGCTGAACTGTCCGTCCTGCTGCGGACCCGGGGCCTGCGGAGCACGGAGCTCGTCGCACGCTGCCGGTCCCGGATCGCAGCGGTCGATCACCGCGTGAACGCGGTGCTGGCACTCGACCCGAGCGCCGACGAGCAGGCCCGGGAGTCCGACGCGCGCCACGCGGCGGGCCGGTCGCGGGGGCCGCTGGACGGCATCCCGGTCCTGCTGAAGGACACCATCGACACCGCCGGACTCGCCACCAGCGCCGGTTCCCGGCTGCTGCGCGACGCACCGCCCGTGGCGGACGCGCCGCTGGTGACGCGGCTCCGCGCGGCCGGAGCGATCGTCCTGGGCAAGACGAACCTGTCCGAGTGGGCCAACTTCCGTTCGACGAGCGGCAGTGAGGGCTGGTCGGCGATGGGGGGACAGACGGAGAACCCGCACGCCCCGGGCCACAGTCCGTGGGGCTCGTCGGCGGGTTCCGCCGCCGCCGTCGCGGCCGGGATGGTCCCGTTGGCATTCGGCACCGAGACGGACGGCTCCCTGGTGTGTCCGGCGGGCGCGTGCGGCGTCGCGGCGCTGAAGCCGGAACCGGGGGCACTGCCCCTGGAGGGGATCGTGCCGGTCTCCACCGTGCAGGACGCCGCGGGCCCGATGGCCGCACGGCTCGGCGACGTGGCGACCGCGCTCGCCGTGCTGGGCGGGCTGCCGGTCTCCACCGTGCCGGCTCCCGTGTCCCCGGCCGGTCTGCGTCTGGGGCGCTGGCGCGTGCGCCGCATGGAACCGGCCGCGGAGGCCGTCCTGGACCGCGCCGAGGAACGGCTGCGGGCGGCGGGCGTGTCGGTGGTGCCGGTGACGCTGGACCTGCCGGTGGAGATGCTCGTGGAAGGGCTCCGGGCGCTGTACGCCGAGTTCCGCCCCAGCCTGGAGGGCTATCTGCGCACCCGCCCCGGCGCGCCGCGGACGCTGGAGGATCTGATCGCCGGCAACCGTGCCGACGCCGCCGAACTGGCGCTGTTCGGCCAGGATCTCTTCGAGCAGGCCGCGGAGGTCACGCCGGAGCAGCGCGCGCTGGCACCCGGCCGTCGGCGTCGTGCGCGGGACCTGGCCCGGACCCTGCTCGACGACACGCGGCGACAGCACGGCGTCGACGCCCTCGTCGCGGCGACCAACGGACCCGCCTGGCCCGTCGACCACCGGGCCGGGGATCCCCGCGTGAAGTCCAGCTGCACGCCCGCCGCCCTGGCCGGCTACCCGAACGCCTCCGTGCCCGTGGGGTTCTCGGGTGGCCTGCCGATCGGCATGTCCGTGTTCGGTCCCGCGGACACCCTCTCTCTGCTGCCGGTGGCCCTCGCCGTCGAGTCCTGTTGCGCCGAGTGGCGGGTCGCCGCCGCCGACGGCTTCTGA
- a CDS encoding MbtH family protein, with translation MTNPFENDDVQYLVLTNHENQHSLWPADLEVPAGWETQHGPDERKACLSYIDENWRDMRPASLIADMAKSG, from the coding sequence ATGACGAATCCCTTCGAGAACGACGATGTGCAGTACCTCGTGCTGACGAATCACGAGAACCAGCATTCGCTGTGGCCCGCCGATCTGGAGGTTCCGGCCGGCTGGGAGACGCAGCACGGCCCCGATGAACGAAAGGCGTGCCTTTCCTACATCGACGAGAACTGGCGCGACATGCGCCCGGCCTCGCTGATCGCCGACATGGCCAAGTCGGGCTGA